From a region of the Burkholderia sp. PAMC 26561 genome:
- the add gene encoding adenosine deaminase, whose amino-acid sequence MKETYGNVPASRTGTDTTAAHKAFFKAIPKAELHCHLLGAVRHETFIALAEKSNAPIERAEIDAFYTRGEKPVGVLRVLRALDEHLLTGPDDLRRITYEYLEDAAAHNVRHAEFFWNPTGTVRVSKIEYGDAQAGIVQAIRDAARDFGMSARLIPSIDREADPDEAVALVEWMKAHRAEEVAGIGIDYRENDRPPELFWKAYRNAREAGFKTTAHAGEFGMPWRNVETAVELLKVDRLDHGYTIVDNPALAAKYAASGIVFTVVPTNSYYLRTLPPEKWAELHPIRRMPEMGLRIHPNTDDPTLHKVNPSEAWELMFSHFGFSTDDLRGFMINGIDGAWVDETTRATWRAQWLPEFDSLVEQLP is encoded by the coding sequence ATGAAAGAGACATACGGCAACGTGCCCGCTTCGCGCACGGGAACAGACACCACGGCTGCGCACAAGGCATTCTTCAAGGCGATTCCAAAGGCCGAGCTGCATTGCCATTTGCTGGGCGCCGTGCGCCACGAGACGTTTATCGCGCTGGCGGAAAAGAGTAACGCGCCCATTGAACGCGCCGAGATCGATGCGTTTTATACGCGTGGCGAAAAGCCTGTCGGCGTGCTGCGCGTGCTGCGCGCCCTCGATGAACACCTTCTCACCGGCCCCGACGACCTGCGTCGGATCACGTATGAGTATCTCGAGGATGCTGCTGCGCATAACGTCCGCCACGCCGAGTTTTTCTGGAATCCGACGGGGACGGTGCGTGTGTCGAAAATCGAATACGGCGATGCGCAAGCCGGCATCGTGCAAGCGATCCGCGACGCGGCACGCGACTTCGGAATGTCGGCGCGATTGATTCCGAGCATCGACCGGGAAGCCGATCCGGATGAAGCGGTCGCGCTGGTCGAATGGATGAAAGCGCATCGCGCCGAGGAAGTCGCGGGGATCGGCATCGATTATCGTGAGAACGACCGGCCTCCCGAACTGTTCTGGAAGGCGTACCGCAACGCACGCGAGGCGGGTTTCAAGACGACCGCGCATGCGGGCGAATTCGGCATGCCGTGGCGCAACGTGGAAACGGCAGTTGAATTATTGAAGGTCGACCGTCTGGATCACGGCTATACGATCGTCGACAACCCCGCGCTCGCCGCGAAGTACGCCGCGTCCGGCATCGTGTTCACGGTGGTGCCGACCAACTCGTACTACTTGCGCACGTTGCCGCCGGAGAAATGGGCCGAGCTTCATCCGATCCGCCGGATGCCCGAGATGGGTCTGCGGATCCATCCGAACACCGACGATCCCACGCTGCACAAGGTCAATCCCAGTGAGGCATGGGAACTGATGTTCAGTCACTTTGGCTTCAGCACGGATGATCTGCGCGGTTTCATGATCAACGGCATCGACGGCGCATGGGTCGATGAAACCACGCGCGCAACCTGGCGGGCGCAATGGCTCCCGGAATTCGACAGCCTGGTCGAGCAATTACCTTGA
- a CDS encoding NCS2 family permease produces MASSDATLPRKSGGWLDRRFALSERKTSVRTETLAGITSFLAAAYLLVVIPSLLATGGMDRGAATTSTIIVFVLSTVLMGLYTNLPFIVGPGIGGSVILGVTLAATEHVAWQTGLGIAFISGLLFLILTLVGARSLVVRLIPQQIKLGLGASIGLFIAVLGFRNAGMVIANAKTNAFALGDFSRPGTIVALIGLAAAVVLQGRKIPGAILWAILIAAAAGVPLGVTHMPSSMISFPHDIMPVAFKLDIPSALTVAAIPYLFVFFAAEFFSTLGTTLAVGAKANLLDENANLPNINRPFLVDSIAATLGPVFGIPALTALVESAAGVEAGGRSGLSSLAAAAMFALMLLFVPVALAIPKEATAPALILIGLSMFSTIRHAHFDDFTDAFPVLSMVLLTLMSNSFGTGIAGGLLCFVIVKLLAGRFREVPWGLVVLAIPLGYYFWTVVKHH; encoded by the coding sequence ATGGCTTCTTCCGATGCAACCCTACCCCGCAAATCAGGCGGATGGCTCGACCGGCGCTTTGCCTTGAGCGAGCGTAAAACCAGCGTGCGCACGGAAACGCTCGCGGGCATCACGTCGTTCCTGGCGGCAGCGTATCTGCTCGTCGTGATTCCGTCTTTGCTTGCAACCGGCGGCATGGATCGTGGCGCGGCGACGACATCGACCATCATCGTGTTCGTGTTGAGCACCGTCTTGATGGGGCTATATACAAATCTGCCGTTTATTGTCGGACCCGGAATCGGCGGGTCGGTGATCCTCGGCGTCACACTGGCCGCGACCGAACATGTCGCGTGGCAAACCGGGCTGGGCATCGCGTTCATCTCGGGGTTGCTGTTTCTCATTCTTACCCTGGTCGGTGCGCGCAGTCTTGTCGTGCGCCTGATTCCGCAGCAGATCAAGCTGGGACTGGGGGCATCGATTGGATTGTTTATCGCGGTGCTCGGGTTTCGCAACGCTGGCATGGTGATCGCGAATGCAAAGACCAACGCGTTCGCCCTCGGTGACTTTTCGCGGCCCGGGACAATCGTCGCGCTGATCGGACTGGCCGCGGCCGTGGTGCTGCAAGGACGAAAAATCCCGGGCGCGATCCTTTGGGCAATCCTGATTGCAGCAGCCGCCGGCGTGCCGCTCGGCGTGACGCATATGCCTTCGTCGATGATCTCGTTTCCGCACGACATCATGCCCGTCGCGTTCAAGCTCGACATCCCGAGCGCGTTGACGGTCGCGGCGATTCCCTATTTGTTCGTCTTCTTCGCCGCCGAGTTTTTCTCGACGCTGGGCACCACGCTCGCGGTCGGCGCAAAAGCCAATCTCCTCGATGAAAACGCAAACCTGCCGAACATCAACCGGCCGTTCCTGGTCGATTCGATCGCGGCGACACTCGGTCCCGTATTCGGCATTCCAGCGCTGACCGCACTGGTCGAATCGGCAGCGGGTGTGGAAGCGGGCGGGCGCAGCGGACTGTCGTCGCTGGCGGCCGCCGCCATGTTCGCTCTCATGCTGCTGTTCGTGCCGGTCGCGCTCGCAATCCCGAAAGAAGCCACGGCGCCCGCGCTGATCCTGATCGGCCTGTCCATGTTCAGCACGATCCGCCACGCGCATTTCGATGATTTCACGGACGCCTTCCCGGTCCTTTCGATGGTCTTGCTCACGCTCATGTCCAACAGTTTCGGCACGGGCATTGCAGGCGGCCTGCTGTGCTTCGTGATCGTGAAGCTGCTCGCCGGACGCTTCAGGGAAGTGCCGTGGGGCCTCGTCGTGCTGGCAATTCCGCTGGGGTATTACTTCTGGACCGTGGTCAAGCACCATTAA
- a CDS encoding LysR family transcriptional regulator: MSDRSGPLPALTLRQVQYFVALAHARSFTQAAQSLSLTQPALTAAIRQIEFLLGGPLFLRSAHRLTLTDAGASILPLAERLLNHARGTFDDMASTFLERLQTVRIAMIPSVAGRLLPVLNAFREQRPTLRFTLTDLPNTALIDAVRDGVADIGIGVHEPEANHEALRFKDVFEDEIVVVVRRDDPLAKLKTVPWKKLVGRDLAVFVRGSVSDTLHRTGGDEKLRLSVTYTMEYTEPLYALARNGLAIAVMPSLYTMHLHDPELIALRLDKPRVTRAIALISLAGVDRGPHVKACWDYIAAHM, from the coding sequence ATGTCCGATCGATCAGGTCCATTGCCCGCGCTGACCTTGCGGCAAGTCCAGTACTTCGTCGCGCTCGCCCACGCACGCAGCTTCACTCAGGCCGCGCAATCGCTTTCGTTGACGCAGCCCGCGCTGACCGCCGCGATCCGCCAGATCGAATTTCTGCTCGGCGGTCCGTTGTTCCTGCGTTCGGCGCACCGGCTTACATTGACCGATGCCGGCGCGAGCATCCTGCCGCTCGCCGAACGCCTGCTCAATCACGCGCGCGGCACCTTCGACGACATGGCGAGCACGTTCCTGGAACGGCTGCAGACGGTGCGCATCGCGATGATTCCATCGGTGGCGGGACGCCTGCTTCCTGTCCTCAACGCGTTTCGCGAACAGCGTCCCACGCTTCGTTTCACGCTGACCGACTTGCCGAACACCGCATTGATCGATGCCGTGCGCGACGGAGTTGCCGATATCGGCATTGGCGTGCATGAGCCCGAAGCGAACCACGAAGCCCTGCGTTTCAAGGATGTCTTCGAGGACGAGATCGTGGTCGTGGTACGGCGCGATGATCCGCTTGCAAAGCTCAAGACCGTGCCGTGGAAAAAGCTCGTCGGCCGCGATCTCGCCGTGTTCGTGCGCGGTAGCGTAAGCGATACCCTGCACAGGACCGGCGGTGACGAAAAGCTGCGCCTCTCGGTGACCTACACCATGGAATACACCGAGCCGCTCTACGCCCTCGCGCGCAACGGCCTCGCGATCGCGGTCATGCCGAGCCTTTACACCATGCATTTGCACGATCCCGAACTGATTGCGCTGCGACTCGACAAACCCCGGGTCACGCGCGCCATCGCGTTGATTTCGCTCGCGGGCGTTGATCGCGGGCCGCACGTGAAAGCATGCTGGGACTATATTGCCGCGCACATGTAG
- a CDS encoding nucleoside hydrolase produces the protein MSQTSSFPRRTFLKASAALTASALFNPLARAANGRRTVIIDCDPGQDDAIAILFALGAHDRLDVRALTAVAGNVPLNLTERNARIIRDWAGATKTLPVHAGCPHPIMRELITAANVHGKTGLEGVELHEPLAPLAAQHAVAYLIDTLKAAPPKSVTICALGPLTNIATALTEAPEIRDALREIVLMGGAFFERGNITPAAEFNIYVDPQAASIVFSSGVPIVVLPRDVAVKAPITPARIAPIRAIGNRCGALVADIMAAEVKYQKGRRGVEEAPMYDPTAAGYLVDPSLFKGKLVNVVVETTGQFTLGETVVDWSGHSGRAPNATWITDVDADAFYAALRASIATLP, from the coding sequence ATGAGCCAGACTTCCAGTTTTCCTCGACGTACGTTTTTGAAGGCATCGGCGGCGCTGACCGCTTCGGCGTTGTTCAACCCGCTTGCCCGCGCAGCCAATGGGCGCCGCACGGTGATCATCGATTGCGATCCCGGTCAGGACGACGCCATCGCCATCCTGTTCGCGCTGGGCGCGCATGATCGCCTCGATGTCCGCGCGCTGACGGCGGTGGCCGGCAATGTGCCGCTGAACCTGACAGAGCGCAACGCGCGCATCATCCGCGACTGGGCCGGCGCCACCAAAACGCTGCCCGTGCATGCAGGATGCCCGCATCCGATCATGCGCGAGCTGATCACCGCTGCGAACGTGCACGGCAAGACCGGGCTGGAAGGCGTCGAACTGCACGAACCGCTGGCGCCGCTCGCCGCGCAGCACGCGGTGGCGTATCTCATCGATACATTGAAAGCCGCGCCGCCGAAAAGCGTCACGATATGCGCACTCGGGCCGCTGACCAACATCGCAACGGCCTTGACCGAAGCGCCGGAAATCCGCGATGCACTGCGCGAAATCGTGCTGATGGGCGGGGCGTTTTTCGAGCGCGGCAACATTACGCCGGCGGCCGAGTTCAACATCTATGTTGATCCGCAAGCGGCAAGCATCGTGTTTTCGAGCGGCGTTCCGATTGTCGTGCTGCCGCGCGATGTCGCCGTGAAAGCCCCGATCACGCCAGCGCGCATTGCGCCGATCCGCGCCATCGGCAACCGCTGCGGCGCGCTCGTCGCGGACATCATGGCGGCCGAAGTGAAGTACCAGAAGGGGCGTCGAGGCGTGGAAGAGGCACCCATGTACGACCCGACCGCCGCCGGTTATCTCGTCGATCCGAGCCTTTTCAAAGGCAAGCTGGTCAACGTGGTGGTGGAAACGACCGGACAATTCACGCTGGGTGAGACCGTCGTCGACTGGTCGGGGCATAGCGGACGTGCGCCGAACGCGACCTGGATCACGGATGTCGATGCCGACGCGTTTTACGCCGCGCTGCGAGCCAGTATCGCGACGTTGCCTTGA
- a CDS encoding porin has product MKLLKLAPLAMLGAFTASSYAQSSVTLYGLISGGVGFATNQGGHNAYQALSGTNQNPRWGLKGREDLGGGLSAIFQLENGFNIMTGTAAQSGREFGRLAAVGLSDKKYGTLTFGRQYDAIHDYIGPVIIASNGVNIGDNDNGYNDIRIQNSVKYVSPDYRGLKATAIYGFSNATGFSDNSAYSFGIGYEHGPLRWSAVYAQYNHPFSSTNSDGAISNDYSSPILIFDKSATNPSVFAKKQRIAGTGGFYTIGKAQFAALFTDVHYDYLDNSHLHLQNFGVNVVYTMTPSLFLGAAYGYTDGKYDVINQKPAWHQVNLQADYFLSKRTDVALTVIGQQAAGDAQHAQIFAFARSTTTRQLVATLGMRHVF; this is encoded by the coding sequence ATGAAACTACTCAAGCTTGCTCCCCTTGCAATGCTCGGCGCGTTCACCGCCTCATCGTATGCGCAAAGCAGTGTCACTCTTTACGGCCTGATATCAGGGGGTGTCGGCTTCGCGACGAATCAGGGCGGGCACAACGCTTACCAGGCGCTGAGCGGCACGAACCAGAATCCGCGCTGGGGCTTGAAGGGACGGGAAGACCTGGGCGGCGGACTGAGCGCGATCTTCCAGTTGGAAAACGGCTTCAACATCATGACGGGCACGGCTGCGCAAAGCGGCCGCGAATTCGGCCGCCTGGCCGCAGTCGGTCTCTCCGATAAAAAGTACGGCACGCTGACATTCGGCCGCCAGTACGACGCCATTCACGATTACATCGGACCGGTGATCATTGCGAGCAACGGCGTGAATATCGGCGACAACGACAACGGTTACAACGACATTCGCATCCAGAATTCTGTGAAGTACGTGAGCCCGGATTATCGCGGCCTGAAGGCGACGGCCATCTATGGCTTCAGCAATGCGACCGGCTTCAGCGACAACAGCGCATACAGCTTCGGCATTGGTTACGAGCACGGTCCATTGCGCTGGAGCGCGGTCTACGCGCAATACAACCACCCGTTCAGCAGCACGAATTCGGACGGCGCAATCTCGAACGATTATTCGTCGCCCATCCTGATCTTCGATAAAAGCGCGACCAACCCGTCGGTGTTCGCGAAGAAACAGCGCATTGCGGGCACGGGCGGTTTCTATACCATCGGCAAGGCGCAGTTCGCAGCGCTCTTCACCGATGTCCATTACGATTACCTCGACAATTCGCATCTGCACCTGCAGAACTTCGGCGTGAACGTGGTCTACACCATGACACCGTCGCTGTTCCTGGGCGCGGCGTACGGCTACACGGACGGCAAGTACGACGTCATCAACCAGAAACCCGCGTGGCACCAGGTCAACCTGCAGGCAGACTATTTCCTCTCGAAGCGCACCGACGTGGCGTTGACGGTCATCGGCCAGCAAGCCGCCGGCGACGCCCAGCACGCACAGATCTTCGCCTTCGCGCGCTCGACGACCACGCGCCAGCTCGTCGCCACCCTCGGCATGCGCCACGTATTCTGA
- a CDS encoding GntR family transcriptional regulator, with translation MQNDHVADREFTLPKVERQRLHDTVVDHLRNFIVEGMLAPGMKLNERTLCETLGISRTPLREALKVLASEGLIDILPNRGASVSRMSDAEIRETFELMGGLEAFSGELACERMTPAELSEIKALHYAMLACREQNDLSGYYSRNQAIHDKINDAARNSALRQTYVSVNRRLQALRFRSNFQTTKWDSAIRDHEAMIAALESRDGKRMAEIMRAHLMAKRDAVLAERTMTTVKPISEGGTLPG, from the coding sequence ATGCAAAATGATCATGTTGCTGATCGCGAATTCACGCTTCCAAAAGTCGAGCGGCAAAGGCTGCACGACACGGTGGTGGACCACCTGCGTAATTTCATCGTCGAGGGGATGTTGGCTCCGGGCATGAAGCTCAACGAACGCACGCTCTGCGAGACGCTCGGCATTTCACGCACGCCGTTGCGCGAGGCCTTGAAGGTGCTTGCTTCGGAAGGTTTGATCGATATCCTGCCGAACCGGGGTGCGTCGGTCTCGCGGATGAGCGACGCAGAGATCCGCGAGACGTTCGAACTCATGGGCGGACTCGAAGCGTTTTCGGGCGAACTCGCGTGCGAACGCATGACGCCCGCCGAACTCAGCGAGATCAAGGCGCTGCATTACGCCATGCTCGCCTGCCGCGAGCAAAACGACCTGTCCGGCTACTACAGCCGCAATCAAGCCATTCACGACAAGATCAACGACGCCGCTCGCAACTCCGCCTTGCGGCAAACGTATGTATCGGTGAACCGGCGGCTGCAGGCGTTGCGGTTCCGTTCGAACTTCCAGACCACGAAGTGGGACAGCGCGATCCGCGATCACGAAGCCATGATCGCCGCCCTCGAGTCACGCGATGGCAAACGCATGGCCGAAATCATGCGCGCGCATTTGATGGCGAAGCGCGACGCAGTGCTCGCCGAACGGACCATGACAACGGTCAAGCCGATTTCCGAAGGCGGGACGCTGCCGGGGTGA
- a CDS encoding pyridoxal-phosphate-dependent aminotransferase family protein, whose product MLKLDFHPAGRHFLQIPGPSPVPDRILRAMSYPTIDHRGPEFGALGLKVLEGIKSIFKTAQPVVIYPASGTGAWEAALCNTLSPGDTVLMFETGHFATLWKKMAENLGLKPEFLGLPGTEGWRRGVQADMIEARLREDTQHKIKAVCVVHNETSTGVTSDIAAVRRAIDAAGHPALFLVDTISGLASADYRHDDWGVDVTVSGSQKGLMLPPGISFNAVSKKAIEASKSAKLPRAFWAWDEIIEMNKSGYWPYTPNTNLLYGLSEALEMIGDEGLDNVFARHQRLAAACRAAVSAWGLEIQCADPAVYSPVLTGVMTPEGVDADAVRKLIYEKFDMSLGTGLGKLKGRMFRIGHLGDCNDLTLMATLTGCEMGLKLAGVKLAGSGVLAAMDFLTNNVAAPALKAAA is encoded by the coding sequence ATGCTGAAGCTCGATTTTCATCCCGCTGGTCGCCATTTCCTGCAGATTCCCGGGCCGAGCCCCGTACCTGACCGCATCTTGCGGGCGATGAGTTATCCGACTATCGACCATCGCGGGCCGGAATTCGGTGCGCTCGGGCTGAAGGTGCTGGAAGGCATCAAGTCGATCTTCAAGACCGCGCAACCCGTCGTGATCTACCCGGCATCGGGCACTGGCGCATGGGAAGCGGCGCTCTGCAACACGCTCAGTCCCGGCGATACGGTCCTGATGTTCGAGACCGGCCACTTCGCGACGCTCTGGAAAAAGATGGCCGAGAACCTTGGCCTGAAGCCGGAATTCCTGGGTTTGCCGGGCACGGAAGGGTGGCGGCGCGGCGTCCAGGCGGACATGATCGAAGCGCGTTTGCGCGAGGACACGCAGCACAAGATCAAGGCGGTGTGCGTCGTGCATAACGAGACATCCACGGGCGTCACGTCGGACATCGCTGCGGTGCGGCGGGCTATCGACGCAGCCGGACATCCGGCGCTGTTTCTCGTCGATACGATTTCCGGTCTGGCGTCGGCGGATTACCGGCATGACGACTGGGGCGTCGACGTCACTGTGTCCGGTTCGCAAAAAGGCCTGATGCTGCCGCCGGGGATCAGCTTCAACGCGGTATCGAAGAAGGCGATCGAGGCGAGCAAATCGGCGAAGTTGCCGCGTGCGTTCTGGGCGTGGGACGAGATCATCGAGATGAACAAGAGCGGCTACTGGCCGTACACGCCGAACACCAACTTGCTGTACGGCTTGTCGGAAGCGCTCGAAATGATCGGCGACGAAGGGCTCGACAATGTCTTCGCGCGGCATCAGCGGCTGGCGGCGGCGTGCCGTGCAGCGGTCAGCGCATGGGGCCTCGAGATTCAATGCGCTGACCCGGCCGTGTATTCGCCGGTGCTCACGGGCGTGATGACGCCTGAAGGCGTTGATGCCGATGCGGTGCGCAAACTCATCTACGAAAAGTTCGACATGTCGCTGGGCACGGGGCTCGGAAAGCTGAAGGGCCGCATGTTCCGCATCGGGCATCTCGGCGACTGCAACGACCTGACGTTGATGGCGACGCTCACCGGCTGCGAAATGGGCCTCAAGCTGGCGGGCGTGAAGCTCGCGGGAAGCGGCGTGCTCGCAGCCATGGACTTTCTGACGAACAATGTCGCAGCACCTGCCTTGAAAGCGGCGGCCTGA